In the genome of Paenibacillus pabuli, one region contains:
- the rplJ gene encoding 50S ribosomal protein L10 produces MANAKVIQAKQESVDAVTAKLRESATSVVVDYRGLNVAQVTELRKQLREAGIEFQVLKNSLLRRAAAAAELTELNEVLTGPSAIAFSVDDVVAPAKILNDFAKKNDALELKGAVVEGRVIGVQEVKALAELPSREGLLSMLLSVLQAPVRNFALAVKAVAEKEEQGA; encoded by the coding sequence TTGGCAAACGCAAAAGTGATTCAAGCAAAACAAGAGTCCGTTGATGCAGTAACAGCAAAATTGCGCGAGAGCGCTACTAGCGTTGTTGTTGACTATCGCGGTTTGAACGTTGCCCAAGTAACTGAGCTGCGTAAGCAGCTTCGTGAAGCCGGAATCGAATTCCAAGTGCTGAAAAACTCGTTGCTTCGCCGCGCAGCAGCTGCAGCAGAACTGACAGAACTTAACGAAGTACTGACAGGTCCTAGTGCAATTGCATTCAGCGTAGACGACGTAGTGGCTCCAGCCAAAATTCTGAACGACTTCGCGAAAAAGAACGATGCACTGGAATTGAAAGGTGCAGTTGTAGAAGGTCGCGTAATTGGAGTACAGGAAGTCAAAGCGTTGGCAGAATTGCCATCCCGCGAAGGTCTCCTTTCCATGCTCCTCAGCGTGCTTCAAGCGCCAGTGCGCAACTTCGCGCTTGCGGTTAAAGCTGTTGCTGAAAAAGAAGAACAAGGCGCGTAA
- the rplL gene encoding 50S ribosomal protein L7/L12 translates to MSKEQILEAIKGMTVLELNDLVKAIEEEFGVTAAAPVAVAGGGAAAAEAEQSEFDVILASAGASKINVIKAVREITGLGLKEAKEVVDNAPKALKEKVSKEEAESIKAKLEEAGASIEVK, encoded by the coding sequence ATGAGTAAAGAGCAAATCTTGGAAGCAATCAAAGGCATGACTGTACTGGAATTGAATGATCTCGTTAAAGCAATCGAAGAAGAATTCGGCGTAACTGCTGCAGCTCCAGTAGCTGTTGCAGGTGGCGGAGCTGCTGCAGCTGAAGCTGAGCAATCCGAGTTCGACGTAATCTTGGCAAGCGCTGGCGCTTCCAAAATCAACGTTATCAAAGCAGTTCGTGAAATCACAGGTCTTGGCCTGAAAGAAGCTAAAGAAGTAGTTGACAATGCTCCAAAAGCATTGAAAGAAAAAGTTAGCAAAGAAGAAGCTGAATCCATCAAAGCTAAATTGGAAGAAGCAGGCGCTTCGATCGAAGTTAAATAA
- the rplA gene encoding 50S ribosomal protein L1 encodes MAKHGKKYLEAAKLIDSEATYEPSEAVELVKKAATAKFDETIEAAVRLGVDPRKQDQAVRGVVVLPHGTGKTQRVLVFAKGDKAKEAEAAGADYVGDADMINKIQQGWFEFDVCVATPDMMSEVGKLGRLLGGKGLMPNPKAGTVTFDVSKAVQEIKAGKIEYRLDRAGQIHAPIGKASFSAEQLNENLKALMDALTRAKPAAAKGVYLKNVSLSSTMGPGARVNAASFR; translated from the coding sequence ATGGCTAAACACGGTAAAAAATACCTGGAAGCTGCTAAGCTGATTGACAGCGAAGCAACTTACGAGCCTTCAGAAGCTGTAGAGCTTGTGAAAAAGGCAGCCACTGCAAAATTCGATGAAACGATCGAAGCAGCAGTACGCTTGGGCGTTGACCCACGTAAACAAGACCAGGCAGTACGTGGTGTTGTTGTCTTGCCACACGGCACAGGTAAAACACAACGCGTATTGGTATTTGCAAAAGGTGACAAAGCGAAAGAAGCGGAAGCGGCTGGCGCGGACTATGTTGGTGATGCAGACATGATCAACAAAATCCAACAAGGCTGGTTCGAGTTCGACGTCTGCGTAGCGACACCGGACATGATGAGTGAAGTAGGTAAATTGGGCCGTCTGCTCGGCGGTAAAGGTCTGATGCCTAACCCTAAAGCCGGAACGGTAACTTTCGATGTATCCAAGGCTGTTCAAGAAATTAAAGCCGGTAAAATCGAATATCGTCTGGATCGTGCAGGTCAAATTCATGCACCGATCGGTAAAGCTTCTTTCTCGGCAGAGCAACTGAATGAGAACCTTAAAGCTCTCATGGATGCTTTGACTCGTGCTAAACCGGCGGCAGCAAAAGGTGTTTATCTGAAGAATGTAAGTCTTTCTTCCACGATGGGCCCTGGCGCACGCGTGAACGCAGCATCTTTTAGATAA
- the sigH gene encoding RNA polymerase sporulation sigma factor SigH, whose translation MSVDLKDIMLSKYDYQSDEDIVESVREGESEALEFLINKYRNFVRAKARSYFLIGADREDIIQEGMIGLYKSIRDFKGDKLASFKAFAELCITRQIITAIKTATRQKHIPLNSYVSLDKPIYDEESDRTLLDVICGTQVSDPEELIINQEEFVGLEDKMSEILSDLERKVLMLYLDGRSYQEIAVDLDRHVKSIDNALQRVKRKLEKYLEVRDN comes from the coding sequence GTGAGTGTCGACCTCAAAGATATCATGTTATCCAAGTATGATTACCAAAGTGACGAAGACATTGTCGAATCGGTCCGTGAAGGTGAAAGCGAAGCGCTGGAGTTTTTGATTAACAAATATCGTAACTTTGTACGCGCCAAGGCAAGATCTTATTTTCTGATTGGGGCTGACCGGGAAGATATCATTCAAGAAGGAATGATTGGACTCTATAAATCCATCAGGGATTTCAAAGGGGACAAGCTCGCTTCTTTTAAAGCCTTCGCCGAGTTGTGTATTACACGACAGATTATTACGGCAATCAAGACAGCAACACGTCAGAAGCATATTCCGCTTAATTCTTATGTATCACTGGACAAACCTATTTATGACGAAGAGTCCGATCGTACGTTACTCGATGTGATTTGTGGAACACAGGTCAGCGATCCGGAAGAACTTATTATCAATCAGGAAGAGTTTGTGGGCCTGGAAGATAAGATGTCTGAGATTTTGAGTGATCTGGAACGTAAAGTATTGATGTTGTATCTGGACGGGAGATCTTATCAAGAGATTGCAGTGGATTTGGACAGACATGTGAAGTCTATTGACAATGCACTTCAGCGCGTGAAGCGCAAACTTGAAAAGTACCTGGAAGTTCGAGATAATTGA
- a CDS encoding class I SAM-dependent methyltransferase: protein MSNHYYSDKPQVAHDRRATEAELRGWKLRLITDAGVFSKNGIDYGSRVLIDAMDLPAGAHVLDVGCGYGPIGLTAAKLVPNGHVTMIDINERAVELSRENAKANDITNVTVMQSNLLAEVKKEDYDAILTNPPIRAGKETVHTIFEQAYGHLKMGGALWIVIQKKQGAPSAKAKLESLFGRVEEVTKDKGYRIFKATKLEETPLG from the coding sequence ATGTCCAATCATTATTATTCGGACAAACCGCAGGTGGCACATGACAGACGGGCTACAGAAGCGGAGCTACGCGGATGGAAATTACGACTCATTACGGATGCAGGGGTATTTTCCAAAAACGGAATCGATTACGGCAGCAGAGTGTTGATTGATGCTATGGATTTGCCTGCTGGAGCTCATGTATTGGATGTGGGCTGCGGGTATGGACCCATTGGTCTTACAGCAGCCAAACTTGTACCGAATGGACATGTCACCATGATCGATATCAATGAGAGAGCAGTTGAGCTCTCTAGGGAAAATGCAAAAGCGAACGACATAACAAATGTAACGGTTATGCAAAGCAATCTTCTGGCTGAAGTTAAAAAGGAAGACTATGACGCGATTCTGACCAATCCTCCGATCCGTGCCGGTAAGGAAACCGTGCATACAATCTTTGAACAGGCTTATGGTCATTTGAAGATGGGCGGAGCGTTATGGATTGTCATTCAGAAAAAGCAGGGAGCACCTTCGGCAAAAGCGAAGCTGGAATCTCTCTTTGGAAGAGTGGAGGAAGTAACGAAGGATAAAGGCTACCGGATTTTCAAAGCGACAAAGTTGGAAGAGACACCTTTAGGCTAA
- the nusG gene encoding transcription termination/antitermination protein NusG, with protein sequence MEKRWYVVHTYSGYENKVKANLEKRVESMGMEDKIFRVLVPMEEEVVNKDGKKKTVMRKVYPGYVLVEMVQTDDSWYVVRNTPGVTGFVGSTGSGSKPTALLPEEVEQILKHMGMVEPKPKIEFDIKESVRIKVGPFANFVGSVEEILVDKSKLKVHVNMFGRETPLELEYTQVEKI encoded by the coding sequence ATGGAAAAAAGATGGTACGTCGTTCATACCTATTCAGGGTATGAGAATAAGGTCAAAGCCAATTTGGAAAAACGCGTAGAGTCCATGGGCATGGAAGACAAGATTTTCCGCGTTCTTGTTCCTATGGAAGAAGAAGTGGTAAACAAAGACGGCAAGAAAAAAACCGTTATGCGTAAAGTTTACCCCGGATATGTCTTGGTGGAAATGGTCCAGACGGATGACTCTTGGTATGTTGTTCGTAACACGCCAGGTGTTACGGGATTTGTCGGTTCGACAGGTTCCGGGTCCAAACCAACAGCCTTGCTGCCTGAAGAAGTGGAACAAATTCTGAAGCACATGGGCATGGTTGAGCCGAAGCCTAAAATTGAATTCGATATTAAGGAATCCGTACGTATTAAAGTTGGTCCTTTTGCGAATTTTGTGGGCTCCGTGGAAGAAATTTTGGTAGACAAAAGCAAGTTGAAAGTGCACGTGAACATGTTTGGACGGGAAACGCCGCTTGAGTTGGAATATACGCAAGTGGAGAAGATATAG
- the secE gene encoding preprotein translocase subunit SecE, giving the protein MKRSFKSLISFFSESWAELKKVRWPNRKELTNYTLIVLGTVVVMTLFFWVVDIGISAVIEAII; this is encoded by the coding sequence GTGAAACGTAGTTTCAAATCTCTGATTTCCTTTTTCTCTGAAAGCTGGGCTGAACTTAAAAAAGTTCGCTGGCCTAATCGTAAAGAGCTGACCAACTACACATTGATCGTTCTTGGTACTGTTGTGGTTATGACGCTGTTTTTTTGGGTCGTTGATATCGGCATCTCCGCTGTGATCGAAGCGATTATTTAA
- the rpmG gene encoding 50S ribosomal protein L33: protein MRVIITLACTNCKQRNYTTTKNKRNHPDRMEMKKFCKFCNEQTSHRETR from the coding sequence ATGCGGGTAATTATTACTTTGGCTTGTACAAACTGCAAACAAAGAAATTACACTACGACGAAAAACAAGCGTAATCACCCCGACCGCATGGAGATGAAGAAATTTTGCAAGTTTTGTAACGAGCAGACTTCTCATCGCGAAACCAGATAG
- the rplK gene encoding 50S ribosomal protein L11 → MAKKVIKMVKLQIPAGKANPAPPVGPALGQAGVNIMAFCKEFNARTADQAGLIIPVEITVFEDRSFTFITKTPPAAVLLKVAAKVEKGSGEPNKKKVATVKRDAVRQIAETKMPDLNAADVESAMRMVEGTARSMGITIED, encoded by the coding sequence ATGGCAAAAAAGGTAATCAAAATGGTAAAACTGCAAATTCCAGCAGGTAAAGCGAATCCAGCGCCTCCGGTAGGTCCAGCTTTGGGTCAAGCAGGTGTCAACATCATGGCATTCTGTAAAGAGTTCAACGCTCGTACAGCCGATCAAGCGGGATTGATTATTCCTGTTGAAATCACAGTATTCGAAGACCGTTCCTTTACTTTCATCACTAAAACTCCACCAGCAGCAGTTCTGTTGAAAGTGGCAGCTAAAGTAGAAAAAGGATCCGGCGAACCGAACAAGAAAAAAGTCGCTACCGTTAAACGTGATGCGGTACGTCAAATCGCGGAAACAAAAATGCCTGACCTGAATGCTGCTGACGTTGAGTCTGCAATGCGTATGGTCGAAGGTACTGCCCGCAGCATGGGTATCACCATCGAAGACTAA
- the rlmB gene encoding 23S rRNA (guanosine(2251)-2'-O)-methyltransferase RlmB: protein MEEEWIAGKHSVTEALRSGRTINKIWIADTAQKHLTQPIIAEAKKLGIVIQHVDKRKLDQTVPGVQHQGVVAQAAPYAYVEVEDILAAAAAKNEHPFLILLDEIEDPHNLGSILRTADCTGAHGVIVPKRRSAAVTVTVSKTSAGAVEYVPVARVSNLGQTIDRLKEEGVWVVGTDVAAQESVFGNGVFTGPVALVIGNENKGMGRLIREKCDVLIKLPMQGQINSLNASVAAGVVMYEVLRSRQAQD from the coding sequence ATGGAAGAAGAATGGATCGCTGGTAAGCACTCCGTGACGGAGGCGCTGCGTTCAGGCCGGACCATTAATAAAATATGGATTGCAGATACAGCACAAAAACATCTGACACAGCCCATTATCGCGGAAGCAAAAAAACTAGGTATTGTTATTCAGCACGTAGATAAGCGTAAACTGGATCAAACCGTTCCAGGCGTTCAACACCAGGGTGTCGTGGCGCAAGCGGCTCCTTATGCTTATGTGGAGGTTGAAGATATTTTAGCTGCAGCGGCTGCAAAAAATGAACATCCATTTTTGATTTTGCTGGATGAGATTGAAGATCCACATAATCTTGGATCGATTTTGCGGACGGCTGACTGCACAGGTGCACATGGTGTCATTGTACCTAAACGGCGTTCAGCTGCAGTTACAGTAACTGTATCCAAAACTTCGGCAGGTGCGGTGGAGTATGTGCCAGTGGCTCGTGTAAGCAATCTGGGTCAAACCATTGACCGTCTCAAGGAAGAGGGCGTATGGGTTGTAGGTACTGATGTGGCTGCTCAGGAGAGCGTGTTTGGTAACGGAGTCTTTACAGGCCCGGTAGCTCTCGTGATCGGAAACGAAAACAAGGGGATGGGACGACTCATTCGTGAGAAATGCGATGTGTTGATCAAATTGCCGATGCAAGGTCAGATTAATTCCCTGAATGCTTCTGTGGCAGCGGGTGTTGTCATGTATGAAGTGCTCCGCTCGCGCCAAGCGCAGGACTAG
- the rpoB gene encoding DNA-directed RNA polymerase subunit beta — protein sequence MAGHLVQYGRRTRRSYARINEILEVPNLIEIQQKSYDWFLEEGLREMFQDISPIQDFTGNLILEFIDYSLGEPKYTVDDAKERDVTYAAPLRVKVRLINKETGEVKEQEVFMGDFPLMTDTGTFIINGAERVIVSQLVRSPSVYFSTKVDKNAKKTYTATVIPNRGAWLELEMDAKDVVYVRIDRTRKIPVTVLLRALGFGTDAEILDLLGNDEYIRNTLDKDNTDSTEKALIEIYERLRPGEPPTLDNAKSLLVARFFDPKRYDLANVGRYKINKKLHIKNRLFNQRLAESLVDTETGEIIAEAGQMIDRRLLDEIMPQLEKSVGFRTYHVANGVLDANDIPMQTIDVFSPIEDGKVVKLIANANIDKSVKNVTPADIISSISYFINLLHGIGSTDDIDHLGNRRLRSVGELLQNQFRIGLSRMERVVRERMSIQDANVITPQALINIRPVIASIKEFFGSSQLSQFMDQTNPLGELTHKRRLSALGPGGLTRERAGMEVRDVHPSHYGRMCPIETPEGPNIGLINSLSTFARVNEYGFIEAPYRWVDPKTGVVTEQIDYLTADEEDNYVIAQANAKLNEDSTFAEEAIIVRYNKQSDNILTMPSERVDYMDVSPKQVVSVATALIPFLENDDSNRALMGSNMQRQAVPLLIPKAPLVGTGMEHKAAKDSGVCIVSKYDGIIERSSANEIWLRRVEEVDGQEVKGDIVKYKLHKFMRSNQGTCINQRPIVKRGAVVKAGDILADGPSTEMGELALGRNVVVAFMTWEGYNYEDAILLSEKLVKEDVYTSIHIEEYESEARDTKLGPEEITRDIPNVGEEALRNLDERGIIRIGAEISAGDILVGKVTPKGVTELTAEERLLHAIFGEKAREVRDTSLRVPHGTDGIVVDVKVFTRENGDELPPGVNQLVRVYIAQKRKISEGDKMAGRHGNKGVVARILPEEDMPFLPDGTPVQIVLNPLGVPSRMNIGQVLEVHLGMAAMQLGIHVATPVFDGAKEYDVFDTMEEAGMQRNGKTVLYDGRTGEEFEREVTVGVMHMIKLAHMVDDKIHARSTGPYSLVTQQPLGGKAQFGGQRFGEMEVWALEAYGAAYTLQEILTVKSDDVVGRVKTYESIVKGENVPEPGVPESFKVLIKELQSLGMDVKILSEDEQEIEMKEMDDEDDAASDKLSLNLEGTEVGAE from the coding sequence TTGGCAGGACATCTTGTTCAATATGGTCGACGCACTCGGCGCAGTTATGCACGAATTAACGAGATACTCGAAGTTCCGAACCTGATTGAGATCCAACAAAAATCTTACGATTGGTTTTTGGAGGAAGGGTTGCGCGAAATGTTCCAGGATATCTCGCCGATCCAGGATTTTACAGGTAACTTGATTTTGGAATTTATCGATTACAGTCTCGGTGAACCGAAGTATACAGTAGACGACGCGAAAGAGCGTGACGTTACTTATGCAGCACCGCTTCGGGTCAAAGTCCGGCTCATTAATAAGGAAACCGGCGAAGTCAAAGAGCAGGAAGTATTCATGGGAGATTTCCCGCTGATGACCGACACCGGCACATTTATTATTAATGGTGCGGAACGGGTTATTGTCAGCCAGTTGGTTCGCTCTCCTAGCGTTTACTTCAGTACCAAAGTAGATAAAAACGCCAAAAAAACGTATACCGCTACAGTTATTCCTAACCGCGGCGCTTGGCTCGAACTGGAGATGGACGCGAAGGATGTTGTTTACGTCCGGATCGACCGCACACGTAAAATACCGGTGACGGTTCTCCTGCGTGCACTTGGTTTTGGCACAGACGCTGAGATTCTGGATCTGCTCGGTAATGACGAATATATTCGCAATACGCTGGATAAAGACAATACGGATTCCACGGAGAAAGCGCTGATTGAAATTTATGAGCGTCTTCGTCCGGGCGAGCCGCCAACGCTGGATAACGCGAAAAGCTTGCTCGTAGCCCGTTTCTTTGATCCAAAACGTTATGACCTGGCTAATGTGGGTCGTTACAAAATCAACAAAAAGCTTCACATCAAGAACCGTTTGTTCAACCAACGTTTGGCTGAGTCTCTTGTGGACACCGAAACTGGCGAAATTATCGCTGAAGCAGGTCAAATGATAGACCGTCGTCTGTTGGATGAAATTATGCCGCAACTGGAGAAGAGTGTTGGTTTCCGCACATATCACGTCGCTAATGGCGTTTTGGATGCCAATGATATCCCGATGCAAACGATTGATGTATTTTCACCAATTGAGGATGGTAAGGTCGTTAAACTGATTGCCAATGCTAATATTGATAAATCAGTGAAGAACGTTACACCGGCTGATATTATTTCCTCCATCAGTTACTTCATCAACCTCCTGCATGGAATCGGCAGCACAGATGATATCGATCACCTGGGTAATCGTCGTCTTCGTTCGGTTGGTGAACTCTTGCAAAACCAATTCCGTATCGGTTTGTCCCGTATGGAACGTGTGGTTCGTGAGAGAATGTCCATTCAGGATGCTAACGTAATCACGCCTCAGGCTTTGATTAACATACGTCCTGTTATCGCATCCATTAAAGAGTTCTTCGGTAGCTCCCAATTGTCACAGTTTATGGATCAAACAAACCCGCTGGGTGAGTTGACACATAAACGCCGTCTTTCCGCACTCGGACCGGGTGGTTTGACTCGTGAGCGTGCCGGCATGGAAGTCCGTGACGTCCATCCATCCCACTATGGCCGGATGTGTCCAATCGAGACGCCAGAGGGGCCAAACATTGGTTTGATCAACTCCTTGTCGACGTTTGCCCGTGTGAACGAATATGGTTTCATTGAAGCTCCTTATCGCTGGGTTGATCCGAAGACTGGTGTCGTAACCGAGCAAATTGATTACCTGACAGCAGACGAAGAGGACAACTATGTCATCGCTCAAGCGAATGCGAAGCTGAATGAAGACAGCACTTTTGCCGAAGAAGCGATCATTGTACGTTACAACAAGCAGTCGGATAACATCCTTACGATGCCGAGTGAACGTGTTGACTACATGGACGTATCTCCTAAGCAAGTTGTATCTGTCGCTACAGCGCTCATTCCGTTCCTTGAGAACGATGACTCCAACCGTGCGCTCATGGGATCCAACATGCAGCGGCAAGCCGTTCCACTCTTGATTCCTAAAGCTCCGCTGGTCGGAACAGGGATGGAACATAAAGCCGCAAAAGATTCCGGTGTATGTATTGTCTCCAAATATGACGGGATTATTGAACGTTCTTCTGCGAATGAGATTTGGTTGCGTCGTGTTGAAGAAGTCGATGGTCAAGAAGTCAAAGGCGATATCGTTAAATATAAATTACACAAATTTATGCGTTCGAACCAAGGAACATGCATTAACCAACGTCCGATTGTCAAAAGAGGTGCTGTTGTCAAAGCTGGCGACATCCTTGCAGACGGTCCTTCGACGGAAATGGGTGAATTGGCACTGGGACGTAACGTCGTTGTTGCTTTCATGACTTGGGAAGGTTACAACTACGAGGATGCGATTCTACTCAGCGAAAAACTCGTCAAAGAAGATGTGTATACATCCATTCATATCGAGGAATATGAGTCTGAAGCGCGTGATACCAAGCTCGGGCCTGAAGAGATCACACGTGATATCCCTAACGTAGGGGAAGAAGCGCTGCGTAATTTGGATGAGCGTGGTATTATCCGTATCGGTGCAGAAATCAGTGCCGGTGACATTCTGGTTGGTAAAGTAACACCAAAAGGTGTAACAGAACTGACTGCAGAAGAACGTCTCCTGCATGCGATCTTCGGTGAGAAAGCGCGTGAAGTGCGTGACACTTCCTTGCGTGTACCTCACGGTACTGACGGTATCGTAGTAGATGTAAAAGTCTTTACCCGTGAAAACGGTGATGAACTGCCTCCAGGTGTTAACCAGCTCGTTCGTGTTTATATCGCTCAAAAACGGAAAATTTCCGAGGGTGATAAAATGGCCGGACGTCACGGTAACAAAGGGGTCGTGGCCCGTATCCTGCCGGAAGAAGATATGCCTTTCCTGCCGGACGGTACACCAGTTCAAATCGTTCTTAACCCACTGGGCGTACCTTCCCGGATGAACATCGGTCAAGTACTTGAAGTTCACTTGGGTATGGCAGCCATGCAGCTCGGTATTCACGTAGCTACTCCTGTATTCGACGGAGCGAAGGAGTATGACGTCTTCGATACGATGGAAGAAGCAGGTATGCAGCGTAATGGTAAAACCGTTCTGTACGATGGACGTACGGGAGAAGAATTCGAACGTGAAGTTACTGTCGGCGTCATGCATATGATCAAGCTGGCGCACATGGTTGACGATAAAATCCATGCTCGTTCCACAGGTCCTTACTCACTCGTTACGCAACAGCCTCTGGGTGGTAAAGCCCAGTTCGGTGGACAACGTTTCGGGGAGATGGAAGTATGGGCGCTTGAGGCTTATGGTGCGGCCTATACACTGCAAGAAATCTTGACCGTTAAGTCCGATGATGTTGTAGGTCGGGTGAAAACGTATGAGTCCATCGTCAAAGGTGAGAATGTTCCTGAACCAGGTGTTCCTGAATCATTCAAAGTATTGATCAAAGAGCTGCAAAGCTTGGGTATGGACGTTAAGATTTTGAGCGAAGATGAGCAAGAGATTGAAATGAAAGAAATGGACGATGAAGATGACGCTGCGAGCGATAAGCTCAGCCTCAACCTTGAGGGTACAGAGGTCGGAGCGGAGTAA
- a CDS encoding NYN domain-containing protein has protein sequence MADSRDVLLVDGYNMIGDWPELSRLAESGLEEARNRLLSRLADYQAFSGRRVIVVFDAYLVPGLGKSFTQSKVQIFFTKEKETADECIERLVRELSTRRRQIYVATSDMVEQHVIFGQGALRVSARELLIEVEQNEKELQKRLEEDQAKTTRNTLGGKLSPDVLKQFERWRRE, from the coding sequence ATGGCTGATTCCCGTGATGTGCTTCTTGTAGACGGGTACAACATGATTGGTGACTGGCCGGAGCTATCCAGATTGGCGGAAAGTGGATTGGAGGAGGCCCGCAACAGGCTTCTCTCCCGACTAGCCGACTATCAGGCATTCTCCGGCCGGAGAGTCATTGTTGTTTTTGACGCCTACCTCGTGCCTGGACTCGGTAAATCCTTTACACAGAGCAAAGTGCAGATCTTTTTTACAAAGGAAAAAGAGACGGCAGACGAATGCATTGAGAGACTCGTTCGGGAACTGAGCACGCGAAGACGCCAAATCTATGTGGCTACAAGCGATATGGTAGAGCAGCATGTCATTTTTGGACAGGGAGCTCTGCGTGTATCCGCAAGGGAATTGCTGATCGAAGTAGAGCAGAACGAAAAAGAGTTACAGAAACGTCTGGAAGAAGATCAGGCTAAAACAACGCGAAATACACTCGGCGGCAAGTTAAGTCCGGATGTTTTGAAGCAGTTTGAGCGATGGCGCCGGGAATAA